AGGATTGCAACAAGAACGCAATCAACACCACGGGAATAATGATGAGCAAACGTTTGAGTATCATCAGCGCTAATTTTGTAGCGCAATTCTGCTAACGGCGGAATCCCGTTCCGGGTAAGGAGATAGGAGATAGGAGGTGGAGTACAGGGGACAAGAGCAAGAGCAGCAGAAAGAGAGCAGTTTTGCTTTTGTCTCCTACCTTCTATCTCCTGTCTCCTTACTTCCTGCTTCATCTCAGCTATTATTCCACTACTTTCTCCGAGGGGAGACTTACATGGCAAACGAATACGACATCGTCATCATTGGCGGCGGGGCCGCTGGATTCACCGCTGGAATGTACGCTGCACGAGACCGCTGTTCGGCGATCGTGGTCGAACGCTTCTCTGCTGGTGGACAAGTACTGAACTGTGAACATATCGAGAACTATCCCGGCTTTCCTGATGGTGTAGCTGGCTATTCGCTCGGCCCAACGCTGCAGCAGCAAGCAACCAATTGGGGAGTCGAGATGAAACTGGCTGAAGTACACAGCCTTCATCTCGATGGCAATACGAAGATTGTGCAAACCGACGATGGTGAATTACGCGCCAAGGCATTGGTTATCGCCTGTGGTTCGAGCTTCACCAAGCTCGGCATTCCTGGCGAGGAAGAGTTTGTGGGCAAAGGCGTGTCGCACTGCGCTTCCTGTGATGGATCGTTTTACATGAACGAGCCCGTTGCCGTGATTGGCGGTGGAGATGCTGCATTAGACGAAGGGATTCATCTCACACACTACGCGTCACAAGTAACGATCATTCACCGTCGCGATCAATTACGCGCCTGCTCAATGCTACAAGAGCGTGCTCGCGCCAATGACAAGGTCCAGTTTCGCTGGAACACCGTTACGCGTGCGATTGAAGGGGAACAGGGCGTTCAACGTGTACAGCTTGAAGACGTAAAGACTGGGCAGCAATCACAGCTCGATGTGACTGGCGCATTCATTTTTGCTGGCCTCACACCTAATACTGACTTTCTCAAAGGTATCGTTCCCCTGAACGAAAGTGGACACGTTGTGACCGACATTTGTATGCGTACGATCGTGCCAGGAAT
Above is a window of Deltaproteobacteria bacterium DNA encoding:
- a CDS encoding thioredoxin-disulfide reductase, with protein sequence MANEYDIVIIGGGAAGFTAGMYAARDRCSAIVVERFSAGGQVLNCEHIENYPGFPDGVAGYSLGPTLQQQATNWGVEMKLAEVHSLHLDGNTKIVQTDDGELRAKALVIACGSSFTKLGIPGEEEFVGKGVSHCASCDGSFYMNEPVAVIGGGDAALDEGIHLTHYASQVTIIHRRDQLRACSMLQERARANDKVQFRWNTVTRAIEGEQGVQRVQLEDVKTGQQSQLDVTGAFIFAGLTPNTDFLKGIVPLNESGHVVTDICMRTIVPGIVAAGDVRADSSRQLISAAGDGATAALAAVRYIRTGHWS